The Hyalangium gracile DNA segment ACAGCACCAGCCAGCCGGTGCCGGGCAGCGTGCCCGTCAGCATCAGCAGCGCGGGCACCGCGTGCATGTTGCCGCCGCCCGTCATGTAGCCCGCCGCGGACGCCACCGAGCCCATGGCGTTGTTCTCCAGCGGGGAGAAGTCGTTGCGGAACACGCCCACCTGGCGCAGCAGGCTGAAGACGGAGAAGGCCAGGATGCAGGCGGTGAGGGTGACGCCCATGCTCCAACCCGTCTTGAGGATGACGTACAGGTTGGAGAGGCACATCACCATGCCGATGAGCATGCCGGCGATGACGGCGCGCGGCGTGAGCTGGCGCACGCCTCCCTGGTACACGTTCTCCAGCCAGTAGCGCTCGGGGTCCTGCGCCGCGGCGGACGCGGCCCCCGGAGGGGCCTCAACGGGAACGTGCGAGGGCTTCTCGTTCGGTGCGGGGTGGCTCATTGGGGGCAGCAACCATAATGCACCGGCCCCGAATCGCCGAGCGCCCCGCGCGGAGGGCGTGCGCCCCCCCTCGTCACTCGTGGTGGTGGCCGTGGCCGTCCGGGCCGTGGGCGTGGCCGTGGGTGAGCTCCTCGGCGGTGGCATCCCGCACCCCGCGTACGGTCACGTCGAAGTGCAGCGTCTTGCCCGCCAGGGGGTGGTTCAGGTCGACGATGACCGTGTCCCCCTTCACCTCGTGGATGCCGATGGGGATGACCTCGCCCCCGTCCGTCTGCGCGGCCAGGCGCATGCCCGGCTTCAGCTCGGCGTTGGCGGGGAACATGGTGCGCGGCACCTCCTGGAGCCCTCGGGAGTCATGCTCGCCGTAGCCCTGCCCGGGGGGCACCACCACCTTCTTGGCATCGCCCACGCCCATGCCCTCCAGGGCCCCCTCGAGCCCCGGGACGATCTGCCCACGCCCGTGCAGGTACGAGAGCGGCTGGCCGGGCTCGCTCTGGTCGACGACCTGACCGTCCCCGAGGTGCAGCTGGTACTCCAACGAGATGATTCGATCCTTGCCGACTTTCATGAGGCCGCTCCTTGGGTGCGACTACGAGTTGGGACTTCCTTCCGGAAGATTGCGAGCGAGTTCCCACACCTGCACTGCCCTGACGTACCCCCACCTGGGGAGCGAGCCCCTGCCCGGCGGGTCGGTCCACCTGGGAGCAGGGAGGCTATGGAAGGCACTCGGGATATGGGACTCGGAGTGAAGGCCCCGCTCTTCGAGAGCAGGGCTGGGAGGAGGTATATCGCGCCGGGCAAGCCCTGTCGCAGCGTGCGGGAGGGAGCCGTCACCCGGAGGACGACTCGACAGGTTCCCCTGGGGACTGGCCCTCGGAGGGCTCTCCCCGGGCGACGTAGAGGGCCGCGGCGAGATCGCCCGAGACGTTGAGCGTGGTGCGGCACATGTCGAGGAAGCGGTCCACGCCGAGGATGAGCCCGATGCCCTCGGTGGGAATCTTGAAGATGCCGAGGATCATCAGCACAACGGGCAGGGAGCCGGCGGGGACGCCCGCGGTGCCGATGCCCGCCAGCACGCAGATGAACATGATCTGGGCCTGATCCGCGAGGCTCAGGGGCACCGCGTACACCTGGGCGAGGAAGAGCACGGTGACGCCCTCGAAGAGCGCGGTGCCGTTCTGGTTCATGGCCGCGCCAGCGGTGAGGACGAAGCGCGACACGTGGCGCGGGAGCCGGAGGTTCTCCTCGGCGACCTTGAGGGCGGTGGGCAGCGTGGCGTTGGAGGAGGCCGTGGAGAAGGCGGTGGCCATGGCCAGGCGGATGTCACGGAAGAACGTGAGGGGGTTGCGCCCGCCGAGGAAGCGCACCGAGAGCGAGTACACCCCGAACATGTGCAGCCCGAGCGCCAGCACCACCACGGCCACGTAGGCGAGGATGGAGCCCAGCACCTGAACACCGAGCTGCGCCATGACGGAGAAGAGGAGCGCCGCCACGCCGAAAGGCGCCAGGCGCAGCACTCCGTCGATGAGCCGCATCATCACGTCATAGAGCCCCTGCAGCATCTCGCGCAGGCGCAGAGCCCCCGGCGTACGGGTCAGCGCCAGGCCGGCGCCGAAGATGAGGGCGAAGATGATGACGCCGATGATATCTCCTTCCGCGGCGGCGCGCAGCGGGTTGTCCGGCACCATGCCGACGAGGATCCCGGCGGGCGCGGTGCTGCCGGGCCTGGGGGCCGCCTTGACGGTGGAGGTGTTCTTCGCGGCGGAGGCGCGCGCCTCCTCGCTGAAGCCCACGCCGGGCTGGAGCATGTTGACCAGCACCAGCCCCAGGACGACGGCGATGGTGGAGAAGGCCACGGTGTAGGCGAGGGTCTTCAGCCCGAGCCGGCCGATCTGCCGCAGGTCCAGCTCGCACACGCCAATCACCAGGGCGGAGAAGAGCAGCGGCATCACCATCATGATCAGCAGGCGGATGAAGACCTTGCCCAGGGGCTCGGTGATGTTCGTCACCACCCAGGAGAGCCAGGCCGCGTCACCGGCGAGCGAGTGGGCCACGAGCCCCGCCACGGTGCCAGCGATAATGCCCACGAGCATCTTCTGGTGTGCCTTCATCGCGGCGCAGCCTAGCGATGAATGGAGGTGGCGCATACCTTCCATTCAGCGGAAGCTGCGAGGCCTCGTGGAACCGTACTTCCAACAGATCGAGCTCAGCGACGGAGTCCTGCCCGCCCCGCTCTTCCGCCGCCTGCTGCGGCGCGTGGGAGCGCTGGGCACCGAGCGCCTGCGCACCACCTACCAGACGACCTTCTGGTACGACTTCAGCGAGCCCACCAACGTGGTGGAGGAGGTCATCCTCACGCTGCGGCCCCGCGTGGTGAAGCACCCGCGCATCGTCGGCGTGGAGTGGTGGCTGAGCCGCATGTACGCCACGGACGTGCGCGTGGACTTCCACCAGGACCGGGACGAGAAGCTGGCGCTGCGCACCGGGAAGCTGGTGCACCCGCGCCTGTCCTCGGTGCTCTTCCTCAACCGCGTGCGCGGCGGGGCCCTGGCCATCACGCGCGAGCTGCCGGACCCGGCCAACCCCTCCCTGGCGCCCCGAAAGCTGGACGACCTGACGCTGGTGGCGCCCCGCCCCAACCGCTTCGTCGTCTTCGACGGCACGCTCACCCACGGAGTGCTGGACGCGAACAACCAGATCCCGGATGGCAGGCTCCCGGGCCGCACGCGGCAGCGCCGCACCATCGCGCTGAACTGGTGGACGCGGCGTCCCACGGACACGCCCACGTGGGCGGAGACGAAGCTCTACCGCGCGCTGGGAGGCTGAGCCTTCGCCGTCTCGTGCAGGCGGTGCGTGACGCGCTCGGCCCACTCGGGCTCGATCTCCATGCACGCCGGCCTGCGCCCCAGCCTCAGCGCCGCCGCGGGCGTGGAGCCGCTCCCCGCAAAGGGATCCAGGATCGTATCCCCAGGCCGGGTATAGGTCCGCACCAGCGGCTCCAGCACGGAGAACGGCTTGTGGTGCGGGTGGTTGCCCCAGCGCCCCGCCTCTCCGTCATCGTCGTAGCCGCTCACCACCGCCCAGACCGTCGGCGGCTCTCCCAGGCCCGGCACCGGCGCCGGCGTCCGCGCGAACACCAGGGCGACCTCATAGACGCGCAGCAGCTGCTCGTTCGCGTTCTTCTCGGTGGTGCGCTTGCCCCAGACGTACTCGCCCCTCAGGTGCGTGTAGCCGAGCCCCCGGGCCACCGTCGTGATGGGCTCCTTGCCCAGCAGGTTCGTCCAGATGACCAGCGGCGCCTCCGGCGTGAGCCAGCCCACCGCGCGCGTCATCCACGCCTCCGTGAAGACGCGGTAGTCCCGCACGGTCTCGAAGCGGACGATGGGGTTGCGATCGATCTTCTTGTGGGCGCGCGGATCCCGCTCGTCCCCGCCCTTCCTGCGCCGGGTCAGCAGACAGTACGGCGGATCCGTGAGGAGCAGGCCGGCGCGGGACTCCCCGAGCGCCGCACGGTACCCGTCCTCCTCGCGCGCATCGGCGCGGTGGCAGCGCAGGGCCTCGGTGGGAAGATCGATGCTCATCCGACCGCGCACCCTACACCCGGTGGCGTGGGGCTCAAGACATCGCGCGCAGCTCGGAGCGGGAGACCGCCTCAATCTCACTGACAGGCACCCGGACGTGCGAGCGGAAGACCGCGAACTCGGTCCCCGCCTCGGTGACCACGTCCATCATCTGATCGATGAAGGTCTCACCCTCGCGGAGCTGTACGGCCACGGGACGCCGCCGCAGGACCGCCTCCTCGAGCACATCAATGAAGTCACACTGCCCTACATCGTCCTGGAAGATCCGGCTCATGTCCCACCTGACCCGGGATGGAGCCCGGTTCCGAGGCGCGGTGCACCGCCTCCCCCTGTGAATGCTCAAAGGCGGTAACGGCCTCGGAGCTCGGGTGCAACCCAAACCCGAGCCATCAGGTCACGCGCTGCACTCGGATCAGATCTTTCCGGCGGCGTAGTCCTTCGCGTACTCCTTGAAGGTGCGCGGCGGCCGGCCGAGCACGTCCTTCACCCCGGTGGCCGGCGTAGCCGCCCAGCCGTTTCGAATCAGGGCCGCCAGCTCCGACAGACCATCCACGATCCAGTCGGGCATGTGCTGGTCCTTCATGGCCTTGCGCCCCGCCTCTTCCGGCACCGGCACATGGGTGTACTTGCGGCCGAGCGCCTCGCCCAGGATGGTCAGCGCCTCGGCGGAGTCCAGGGCCTCGGGGCCGGTCAACTCGTACGCCTTGCCCTCGTGCCCCTTGCCGGTCAGCACCGCCGCGGCCACCTCCCCCACGTCACGCCCATCCACCCAGACCGCCTTGCCGTTGCCGTGGGTGGTGTAGACGGTGCTGTCCTTCTTCGGATCCGCGCCGTAGAAGTTGAAGAAGTTCTCCATGAAGTAGGTGGGCCGCAGCATGGTCCACGCGATGCCGCTGTCCTTGATGGCCTTCTCGCTCGACCGGTGCAGCCGCCCCAGCGAGATGCCCGGCTCGGCATCCGCGCCCATCACCGACAGCTTCACGATGTGCTTCACGCCCGCCTTCTTCGCCGCATCCACGAGCGCCTGCGTGTACTGCGTCTGCTTGTCCGAAACGGGCGTCAGCAGGAAGACCTTCTCCACGCCCTGCAGCGCGGGGCCGAACGTCTCCGGCTTGTCCCAGTCGAACAGGACCGTCTCGACGCCCTGCCCCTTGAGCTTGTCTGGCGAGCGGGCCCCCACCTTGAAGCGCGCGCCCTTGGCCTGAAGCGCCTTCACCGTCGAAGAGCCGATCGTGCCCGTGCCACCCGTGACGAGAATCATGCCGCCTGCCTTTCGTGAACGAAACAGCCCACGCACCATGCCACGAGCCCTGGTGGCCGTCAGCCCGGCTTCCCACGAGCCACCCGTTGCTGCCCCCAGGGGCACAGGTCCAACACGGGGCAGCGGACGCAGGCGGGCGCCAGGTGGAAGCAGCAGCGCTGGCCATGGAGCATGAGCGCCTCGTGGTGATCATAGACCTGCTGCGCGTCCCAGCCCGGAGGCAACAGCGCGGAGAGCAGGGCATGGGAGCGCCCCACGGGGACACGGGCCGAGATGAGGCCCAGCCGCACCGCCACGCGGTAGTGGTGGCTGTCCACCGGCAGGGCCGGCCTCCTCAGGCGGCTGAACAGGAGCACCGCGGCGCTCGTCTTGGGCCCCACGCCCGGCAGCGACTCCAGCCATGCACGCGCCTGGGGCACCTCCAGCTCGCCCAGGAAGTCGAGCGCCATGTCCCCACCCCGACGAGCGGAGATCTCCCGGAGGACCGCCTGGAGGCGTGGCGCCTTCTGCTCGGGCCAGGTGACGGAGGCCACGGCCTCCTGCACCTCCAGGAGGGGCGCGTCCCGGACCGCCTCCCAGGTGGGAAAGCGCGCCCGGAGCTGCCGGAACGCCCGCCCCGAGTCCGCGTTGCGCGTGCGGTGCGACAGCAGCGCGGAGATGAGCTCGCTCAGCGGATCCAGGTCGTGGAAGAACGGGATGGGACAGCCATAGACGGCGCATAGGCGCTCGTGCACGCGCAGCGCCTTCTCGCGGGGCGGCAGCGACGCGGGTAGCTCGGGGATCTCCATGGCCAGGGACACCTCCTGCCTCACGGGTTGTGAGGGTTCGATGGGACCTGGCAGGTTACTTCGGGCGCGGGCGCTCCTCCGGGCCGGATGAGGGGACATGACGCATGGCGTTCACTGAGCGACGGCTCCCCCCAATGGACGCCATGGCCCGCCCCGGCATACCGTCTCGCCTGACCTGAGCGCACGAGTGCCCATGAGCTGGAATCCCCTCCGCACCCTGTCGCGCCCTCTCCGGAGCGGCGTCGTCCTCTGCCTGCTGGCGAGCCTCGCCCTGCTCCCGGCCACCGTCCGGGCCCAGGGCGCCGCCGAAGCGCCCGTGAGCCCGCCGGGCCCATTGGAGGAGAGCTCCGCCGTCGTGGCCCCACCGCCCACGGACGCGCCGAGCGCGCCGGCCCGCCGCAAGGGCTGGGACATCCAGGGCGTGCCCGCGCTCAACTTCAACACGGACGAGGGGTTCGGCTACGGCGCGATCCTGATGCTCGTCGACCGGGCGGATGGCACGTACGAGCCCTTCCGCTACTCGGTCCTGCTGCAGCTCTTCCAGACGACGCGGCAGGTGGCCGCGCACCTCATCACCGTCGACGCGCCGCGCTTCCTCGACTCGCAGTGGCGCATGGGCCTGGAGCTGGCATACGCGCGAACCCTGTTCGCGCCCTACTACGGCCTGGGGAACACCGCGTCCTTCGTGAAGGAGTTCTCGAGGTGTGACGATCGCGACGCCCTGGAGGGCAATCCAGACGTCTGCCCGGGCAACCCCGACTTCCGCGGCCTGCGCTACTACACGTACGACCACCAGAGCCTGCCGCGAATCCGCCTCAACGCGCGGCGCCAGCTCTCCGACACCTGGCGGCTCTTCCTGGGCTACCGCCTGCGCATGGACCGCATCCGCATGCGCTACTCGCCCGACGATCTGGGCCAGAGCGGAGACTCGAAGCTCCTCGAGGACACGTCCACGGGAGTGCTCCAGAGCGATGAAGGCAGCCTCGGCGATCCGCTCTCGCAGCGCACCTCCGAGCTGATGGTCGGGCTCCAGTACGACACGCGAGACATCGAGGCCGCCCCCACGCTGGGCATGTTCCACGAGCTGTCCGTGCGCGGCGGCGCGGGGGCGATTGGCAGCCAGTTCAACTACTGGGGAGCCACGCTGCACTCCCGGTTCTTCCACCCCGTCATCCCCGGGTACTCGCGGCTGGTGATGGCGTGGCGCGGCCTGTTCGACGTGATGGGCGGCGACGTGCCCATCTCCCTGCTGCCGGTGTACGGCGGGTTCGAGAACAGGGACGGCCTGGGTGGCGTGTACTCCGCGCGCGGCATCCTCCTGCGGCGCTACCAGGGCCCGGCCAAGCTGCTGCTCAACGCGGAGCTGCGCTGGATGGCGCTCTCGGTGGAGCCGTGGGGGCAGCAGTTCGACTTCACCCTGGCCGGCTTCCTGGACGGAGGGCGCGTCTGGAGCAACCTGGACTTCCAGGAGGGAGGCGGCCTGAAGACGTCCACGGGCGGCGGGCTGCGCATCTCCTGGAACCGCGAGTTCGTCATCCGCCTGGACTACGGCGTCGGCATCACCGAGCCCACCACGGGCTTCTATCTGGACATCGGCCACATCTTCTGAGCGCTCTGCTCCTCGGAAGATCGATGAGGACTCTCATGTCACGGAATGCGTCCCTGCTCGTCGCCACCCTGGCTGCCTGGGTGGCCGTCACCGGCTGCAAGAAGGAAGAGCCCGTCCGCGCGGACGCGGACTTCTACAAGAAGACCCAGGAGGCGCTGATCCGCGCGAAGCCGGGCGCGGTCATCGAATTGCCCGAGGGCCGCTTCCAGCTGGACCGGAGCCTGTCCTCCACGGTGGATGGCATCACGATCCGGGGCAAGGGCATGGACAAGACGGTCCTGTCCTTCAAGGGCCAGACGCAGGGCGCGGAGGGCCTGCTCCTCAAGGGCAACAACCTCACCCTGGAGGACTTCGCCGTCGAGGACACGAAGGGGGACGCCATCAAGGTCAACGGGGCGAACGGGCTGGCCATCCGGCGCGTGCGGACCGAGTGGACGGGCGGCCCCAAGGCCACGAATGGCGCGTACGGCATCTATCCGGTGCAGTGCAAGAACGTGCTGATCGAGGACTCGGTGGCCATCGGGGCGTCGGACGCGGGCATCTACGTGGGGCAGTCCGAGTACGTCGTCATCCGCCGCAACAAGGCGATGCGGAACGTGGCGGGCATCGAGAGCGAGAACACGAAGTACGCCGACATCTACGAGAACACGACGACGGAGAACACGGGCGGCATCCTGGTGTTCGATCTGCCGGATCTGCCGGTCCAGGGCGGCAAGTCCACGCGCGTGTTCAACAACGACATCTACGGCAACGACACGGACAACTTCGCGCCCGAGGGGAACATCGTCGCCACGGTGCCTGCCGGCACGGGGATGATGATCATGGCCAACGATCAGGTCGAGGTCTTCAACAACCGGATCCGGGACAACAAGACGGCGAACATGTTCATCGTCAGCTACTTCGTGTCTCGCAAGCCCATCAAGGACAAGAACTACGATCCCTACCCCGAATCCATATACATCCACGACAACACGTTCTCGGGGGGTGGCCAGTCGCCGAGCGGGCTGGCGATCAAGCTGCTCGCGCTGAAGCTCGGCAAGCCCTTCCCGGACATCCTCTATGACGGCATCGTGGACGACAAGAAGCTGAGCCCGCAGGGCACGCTGCCGGACGCGCTGCGACTCTGCATCCGGAACAACGGGGACGCGGACTTCGTCAACGCCGACCTGGAGCACGACTTCGCGAACATGAACAGGGACCTGAAGCCCCATGACTGCGCGCACCCCAGCCCCGAGCCGGTGAAGCTGTCGGGAGTGGCGCAGTGAGGCGGAACGGGCACTCGAGACGCTGGAAGCTGGGGGGCCTGCTGCTCGTGCTGGCCCTGGGAGCGGGGGGCTGCAGCAAAGGGCGGAGTGAGGTCCAGACCTTCGTGGAGGATCCGTATCCGGAGAAGCTGTCGGCGTGGGGGCTCTTCCGGGGCACGGGCTGGACGCTCGAGCCCAATGCGGGCGTCGTCCCGTACGATCTGAACACGCCGCTCTTCACCGACTACGCGGAGAAGTACCGGACGATCTGGTTGCCACCGGGGCAGTCGGCCACCTATCGGGACGCCGAGGTGTTCGACTTCCCGGTGGGGACGATCATCTCCAAGACGTTCATGTACCCGAGCGATGGGAAGGTCCCGGCGGCAACTGGGGCGCGGCGGACGGCGGGCAACGGGGACAAGCGCTTCCGGCCGCTCGAGACTCGAATCCTCGTGCACGCGAAGCAGGGGTGGATCTCGCTGCCGTACGTGTGGAACGAGGACGGCACGGACGCCACGCTGGAGGTGGTGGGCGCCAGCCGTACGGTGGAGGTGACGCACGCCTCGGGGAAGAAGCTGCCCGTCCACTACATGGTCCCCAACGTGAACCAGTGCCAGGGCTGCCACGAGCGCAACAAGGCCATGACGCCGATCGGGCTCCAGGCGCGGCACCTCAACCGGGACTATGCCTATGACGAGGGCTCCGAGAACCAGCTCACGCGGCTGGCGCGTGTGGGGTACCTCAAGGGAGCGCCGGAGCCTCGGGCGGCGCCTCGGAACGCTGTCTGGAACAATCCGAGCACGGGGAGCGTGGAGGAGCGCGCCCGGGCGTACCTCGACGCGAACTGCGCGCACTGCCATGACCGGCGTGGGCCCGCGGCGAGCTCGGCGTTGTACCTGTCCGCGCAGGAGAAGGAGCCGCACACGCTCGGCCGGTGCAAGGCGCCGGTGGCCGCGGGACGAGGCGCGGGGAAGGACCTCCCGTTCGACATCGTCCCAGGCAAGCCCGAGCGATCGATCCTCGTGTATCGGATGGACTCGCTGGATCCGGGCGTGATGATGCCGGAGCTGGGGCGCTCGCTCATCCACGACGAGGGCGTGGCGCTCATCCGGGAGTGGGTCCAACAGATGCAGGGTTCCTGCGAGGGCGAGGGACGGCAGGCGCTGGGTGGCGGCTAGGTTCCCCGAAGGCGGTGGGGGCTACCGAGCAACCGTCTGTCTCCCTTGCTGTCCGGGGAGGCTCGAGGTGGCTACACTGTTGAGGAAGGAAGAGGGAGAGCCATGAGAGTACCCGCTCGGAAACCCGCGACGTACGAAGATCTCTGCGCACTTCCCGAGAACCTCGTGGGAGAGATCATCGACGGCGAGCTGTATACCTCACCGAGACCTGCCTCCCGACATGCCAAGGTCTCTTCAGTCCTGGGAATGGACCTGGGCGGGCCGTTCCAGCGGGGACGTGGAGGACCCGGGGGCTGGTGGATCCTCGATGAGCCTGAGCTGCACTTTGGCAATGACGTGCTCGTGCCCGATCTTGCCGGCTGGAAGGTCGAGCGAATGCCTCGCATTCCGGATGCGCCCTTCATCGAGCTGGCTCCCAACTGGATCTGCGAGGTCCTCTCACCTTCCACGGCGAAGCTCGACCTCGTTCGCAAGCTGCCTCGCTACGCGCGCGCGTCCGTGGAGCATGCCTGGGTGATCGATCCCATCCATCGGACGCTCGAAGTCTTCCGCCAGGAGCACGAGCGCTGGGTGCTGGTCGCCGCGTTCGTGGGCGATGACAAGGTGCGTGCCGAGCCTTTTGATGCGGTGGAGCTGGAGCTCGGCGCCCTGTGGCTGGAAGAGGCTCCTCCCCCGTCACCTGACTCGGAGCGCTGAAGCTCCGTCAGCGGACGTGCACAGGGGTGAGCTCGCCGGACTTCAGCTCCCGGGCATGCACGTCCCGGAACAGCGCGTAGGTGTTCCCGCGCGAGTCCTTCACCTGCAGGTGGATGCGGTACCACCTGGGGCCCTCGGCCTCGTCCATCGCTGGCACCGTGAACGTCCCACGTGCCATCCCGCTGATGGGCGGCACGAAGGGATACACCCGGCCTCCATCGTGGAAGTCCACCTTCCATGTGAAGGCGCTCGCCGGCAGCCCGCCATCCTCCGGGTCCATGCCGCGCGCCTCGAACGTGATGGCGCTCCCAGGCTGATAGCGCGCCCCCTCCTGCGGTGAGTGCAGCGTCGCGACCGGAGGCCTGTCTCCCCGCGCGACCTCGGCCTCGGCGGGCTCACGCCGCGCCTCGTCCTCATCCGCCCCCTCGTAGCGTGAGGGCGGCGGCATGGGCGGCTCGGTGAACTCCGCTCCAGTACATCCCCCGAGCACCAGGAGCAGGAAGGCCGAAAATTTCTTCAGAGACATGGCTGCGCTTCACCGGCACATGCCGGCTTGGGCGTGCCCGGGAAGTTGGGGTGCCTGCTCCCGCACGCCACCCACAAGCCGACTCAGGCCTCACCGGTCATCCAGGAATGAACGGTCTCCAGGGAGGACTGCCATGCAGCCATCAGCCCTCCCCTCCCGGAGTGTCCAGCGATGGATCCCGCCCGCCTCCTCAGCGGGCCCGGGTACGCCCGGCGCGGCGGGCACCTCGCACCACCTCCACCCAGCGGCCCTGGAGGCGCGCCTCGGAGGCGAGCGCCTCCTCCCAGGAGGGACCGTCCGGCAACAGCCGCTGCGCATGGGACAGCACGAGCCGCTCCAGCGCGCGCTCCTCGCACAACCGCCGCAAGCCCGGCCCGTCCAGCCCACACGCGCCCAGGAACGCCTGCCGCTCCGAGGGCTTCACGCGATGGTGCCGCCACCACTCCGCCTCCGCCGCCTTCACCTCCTCCGCCGTCGGCACCAGCCCCAGCGAACGAGCCCACCCCGCCAGCAGCGCCCGCCGCAGCCCCGCCTCGGCCAGTTCCACGCTGTCTGGCGCCCGCTGCAGCGCCGCCACCACCTGCGCGGAGGGCACCGCCCTGCCGTCCAGCACGGACACGTCATCCGCCAGCCTCCGCCGCCGCACCAGCGAGGAGGGCGGAGGCCGGGACGCGCCTCGCGGCAGCTGCACCGGCAACGGGGACGACGCGAACGCCGCCGCCGCACGGATGCAGGCGATGGCGTCCTGCCGCTTGAGATCCTCCACGCCCCTCGAGAACCAACCCTCCCAGTCCCCCCGCGTGGCCGCCGGCCAGGTGGGCCGCACCGACTCCAGGATCCGGCGCCAGGTGCGGTCCTGGTAGAAGAGGCCCTCGGCCGCCATCACCACCGCCCGCGCCTGCCGCTGGTTGAGCACCCGCGCCGCTCGCGCCTGGGCCACCACGTGCCGGACATTCACCAGCGGCACGGTGAGCGGCCGGTAGCCGTGCTCCGCATCGGCGTGCAGCAGCGCCACCTCCGAGTCATCCACCAGCTCCCCATCCCGATACCCCTCGAAGATGCGCCCCACGCCCACCATGCCATGGGCCGACAGCTCCGCCGCGCGCAGCGCCCCCATGCTCGCCCCACCGAAGATCGCCACGCCCGCCTCCATCGCGGCCAGCAGCTCGTGGTGCCACACCGAGGGCTGCGCCTCGAAGACGCCATCCACCAGCGCGATGGCTCGGGGCCGCAGCGACAGTGCCCGCCACACATCCCCCTGACGGGCCGGAGGCAGGACACGACAGGGCGCCAGCTTGCGCGCCTCGTCCGCGGGCAGCGAGGGGCCCAGGAAGACGACGAGATCCTCGGGACGGCGTTTCATAGGAGCTCCGAGATGCGCATGCCCGGCACCACCACCCGCCGCACGTGCAGTCCGGGCATCGGTGCATCGAGCGTGACGGCGGCCACCTGCGTGAAGCCCGCGCGCCGAAGCTGGTTCAGCACGCGCCGCACCCCTCGGACCGGCGAGCCGCTGTCCGCCGAGAAGTCCGGCATGTCCTCGGCCCGGCGCTTGGAGCGCACCGAGGCGCAGACGCGAGCAAAGCCGCGCGCCGCCTCGCGATCCACCGCCGACACATCCTCCCGCGCGCCGTGGATGTCCGTGAGCCGCGACTGGGCCGCCTCCAGCAGGGCGCGCAGCAGCGCCTCATCCCTCCCGAGCGCGCACGCATACCCCGCCGTCAGCGGCACCGGCCCCTCCTCCTGGTCCACCAGCACCGCCGCCGCCACGGGCAGCCCCACCGCGCCGGGCGTCCGCGACGTGGGCGTCGCATCGAAGAGGTACACGCCGAAACCCCGCTCCCGCAGCGCGCGGGCCAGCTCCGCCGCCCGAGGCGCCCCCCGCCCCAGCACCACCGGCCCCAGCATCCGCCGCCGCACCGCCTCCTCCGTCCACCCGCCCGGCAGCGCGCGCGCGAGCTGGTCCCGCTCCGTGGCCTCCAGCAGCGCGTGCAGCAGCGCACGCCGCGCGTCCGGGTGCGCTCCCGAGCCGTTGCTCGTCCACGCCACGCACACCGGCCCCAGCGCCACCGAGCCCGCGGGAGGACAGTGCACCCCCTGGGCCGGCACCCACACCGACCGCCCCGTGTGCAGCTCCGTGGCCTGCCGCCAGGCACACCGCACCGAGTCCCCCCACAGCCGTGGGTCCACCATCCTCCCGGCCGAGCCCAGCGCCTCGGCGCTCCAGGCCCCCGCGTTGCGCCCGTCCAACTCGGAGCGCGAGCCCCACACCAGCCGGCCGGGGGACACATGCTCCGCGGCCCACAGCTCCGCGGTCTCGAAGAGCGCCCCCAGGGCCGCGCCCTCGAAGGAGAGCCCCTTGCCATTGCAGACCTGGAGCACATGGCCTCCCGGACGCACGGCGCACGCCACCTCCACGCCCGTCCGGTCCAGCCCCGTCACCCGCGCTACCCGGGTGACGCCCATGGCCTGGGCCAGTCGCGCCTGGAACACCTGTGAGACAAGGACTTGGTTGGTAGGAAGCACGGCGGACAACCTTAACTCGAAAACGG contains these protein-coding regions:
- a CDS encoding parallel beta-helix domain-containing protein; this translates as MSRNASLLVATLAAWVAVTGCKKEEPVRADADFYKKTQEALIRAKPGAVIELPEGRFQLDRSLSSTVDGITIRGKGMDKTVLSFKGQTQGAEGLLLKGNNLTLEDFAVEDTKGDAIKVNGANGLAIRRVRTEWTGGPKATNGAYGIYPVQCKNVLIEDSVAIGASDAGIYVGQSEYVVIRRNKAMRNVAGIESENTKYADIYENTTTENTGGILVFDLPDLPVQGGKSTRVFNNDIYGNDTDNFAPEGNIVATVPAGTGMMIMANDQVEVFNNRIRDNKTANMFIVSYFVSRKPIKDKNYDPYPESIYIHDNTFSGGGQSPSGLAIKLLALKLGKPFPDILYDGIVDDKKLSPQGTLPDALRLCIRNNGDADFVNADLEHDFANMNRDLKPHDCAHPSPEPVKLSGVAQ
- a CDS encoding SO2930 family diheme c-type cytochrome — its product is MRRNGHSRRWKLGGLLLVLALGAGGCSKGRSEVQTFVEDPYPEKLSAWGLFRGTGWTLEPNAGVVPYDLNTPLFTDYAEKYRTIWLPPGQSATYRDAEVFDFPVGTIISKTFMYPSDGKVPAATGARRTAGNGDKRFRPLETRILVHAKQGWISLPYVWNEDGTDATLEVVGASRTVEVTHASGKKLPVHYMVPNVNQCQGCHERNKAMTPIGLQARHLNRDYAYDEGSENQLTRLARVGYLKGAPEPRAAPRNAVWNNPSTGSVEERARAYLDANCAHCHDRRGPAASSALYLSAQEKEPHTLGRCKAPVAAGRGAGKDLPFDIVPGKPERSILVYRMDSLDPGVMMPELGRSLIHDEGVALIREWVQQMQGSCEGEGRQALGGG
- a CDS encoding Uma2 family endonuclease, which translates into the protein MRVPARKPATYEDLCALPENLVGEIIDGELYTSPRPASRHAKVSSVLGMDLGGPFQRGRGGPGGWWILDEPELHFGNDVLVPDLAGWKVERMPRIPDAPFIELAPNWICEVLSPSTAKLDLVRKLPRYARASVEHAWVIDPIHRTLEVFRQEHERWVLVAAFVGDDKVRAEPFDAVELELGALWLEEAPPPSPDSER
- a CDS encoding TfuA-like protein — protein: MKRRPEDLVVFLGPSLPADEARKLAPCRVLPPARQGDVWRALSLRPRAIALVDGVFEAQPSVWHHELLAAMEAGVAIFGGASMGALRAAELSAHGMVGVGRIFEGYRDGELVDDSEVALLHADAEHGYRPLTVPLVNVRHVVAQARAARVLNQRQARAVVMAAEGLFYQDRTWRRILESVRPTWPAATRGDWEGWFSRGVEDLKRQDAIACIRAAAAFASSPLPVQLPRGASRPPPSSLVRRRRLADDVSVLDGRAVPSAQVVAALQRAPDSVELAEAGLRRALLAGWARSLGLVPTAEEVKAAEAEWWRHHRVKPSERQAFLGACGLDGPGLRRLCEERALERLVLSHAQRLLPDGPSWEEALASEARLQGRWVEVVRGARRAGRTRAR
- a CDS encoding YcaO-like family protein → MLPTNQVLVSQVFQARLAQAMGVTRVARVTGLDRTGVEVACAVRPGGHVLQVCNGKGLSFEGAALGALFETAELWAAEHVSPGRLVWGSRSELDGRNAGAWSAEALGSAGRMVDPRLWGDSVRCAWRQATELHTGRSVWVPAQGVHCPPAGSVALGPVCVAWTSNGSGAHPDARRALLHALLEATERDQLARALPGGWTEEAVRRRMLGPVVLGRGAPRAAELARALRERGFGVYLFDATPTSRTPGAVGLPVAAAVLVDQEEGPVPLTAGYACALGRDEALLRALLEAAQSRLTDIHGAREDVSAVDREAARGFARVCASVRSKRRAEDMPDFSADSGSPVRGVRRVLNQLRRAGFTQVAAVTLDAPMPGLHVRRVVVPGMRISELL